A part of Bacteroidia bacterium genomic DNA contains:
- a CDS encoding S8 family serine peptidase has product MKRNSLLLLFVFLFISSGLFSQAELNADKVTYSLISAMEQDPTAFYPVYILLEDRLDMIEMNENFNKLKTSLEDRSVIVINSLQAKAASTQQPLLNFLRASANVEQNSIESFWITNLIYAEVNAAAVRDLSQRADVGQLELVIPPQVEEMKNMKMSPARPGNSVGGHENGHDVINAPAMWAMGYTGAGRKILVIDTGVEGNHPALKYNYWGNFVPHSQAWYAVSSKPEPEDCTTSSHGSHVTGIAVGLDRITHDTIGVAFNATWMGAAAIQDAPSCTSAASTITAMQWAINPDGNAATINDRPDVINNSWGGDTASTMNPALCTGATQTAVNALEAAGIAVVTSAGNLGELGPSSLSSPGYSNYTLVNAFAVGAINGHNPNLPRASFSSQGPSICGGTGSLLIKPEVVAPGVNVRSSVIGGYAQYEGTSMASPMTSGAFLLLKEAFPTLTGEQIKLALYYSAVDLGPAGEDNQYGNGLIDVVAAYNYLISQGNTPVQPSLDKDAMLVSVEQQGDGVCDSAVVPEIVVRNTGKTAFTSLEISYEISNGASGTYNWTGNLNPGQTQTLQLPMVILSKGYYLIDVEITKVDGGNDPVFVDNMASGSFALLGDETPVSNPINVCNGSEGMLTVTSPASDVTFKWYESPNATTAVGEGPNFITPPLTGNKSYYVAAVTAFELGMANKDLGAGFFVQPITNYLIFDVRYPVLLKSVKVYAGAAGTRTFLLRSANGSTLGSRIIPLVAGEQRVELNFPIAAGEDYQLGLGGANGNLYSSASGYSFPFDYNGIISIKGSNNSLYHHFYDWEVEYESPCGRAFTFATVSNGSVVAGFTASDTTVDISDASSVKFTNTSTGAATYLWSFGDGATSTEANPSHNYFAPGDYQVGLSSTSAGLCSDAVAKTIHVTGSYPYSVGIEDDVYSFGRIAVYPNPGSGAFNVDLELNRRYEAEIGIYDQLGKQVLSLKKNDYQNDKLVLDISEQSNGIYYLKIGVNGQSVVKKLIKYNQ; this is encoded by the coding sequence ATGAAACGTAACTCTTTACTCTTACTTTTTGTCTTTCTGTTTATATCTTCGGGCCTGTTTTCCCAGGCAGAACTGAATGCAGATAAGGTAACTTATTCTCTTATTTCAGCCATGGAGCAAGATCCAACGGCATTTTATCCGGTGTATATCCTTTTGGAAGATAGATTGGATATGATTGAGATGAATGAGAATTTTAATAAACTGAAGACCTCACTCGAGGATCGCTCTGTTATTGTTATCAATTCCCTTCAGGCAAAAGCTGCTTCCACACAGCAACCTTTGCTAAATTTTCTCCGCGCATCAGCAAATGTAGAGCAAAACAGCATAGAGTCATTCTGGATCACCAATCTCATTTATGCTGAAGTTAATGCCGCTGCTGTCAGAGACTTGAGCCAGCGCGCGGATGTAGGCCAGCTGGAACTGGTTATCCCTCCGCAGGTGGAAGAAATGAAAAATATGAAAATGTCTCCTGCACGCCCTGGCAATTCGGTAGGTGGACATGAAAACGGACACGACGTCATCAACGCTCCCGCCATGTGGGCGATGGGTTATACCGGTGCCGGAAGAAAAATTCTTGTCATAGATACGGGCGTCGAAGGCAATCACCCGGCGCTGAAATACAATTATTGGGGAAACTTTGTACCGCACAGTCAGGCATGGTATGCGGTTTCTTCAAAACCTGAGCCGGAAGATTGTACGACTTCCAGCCACGGCTCTCACGTAACAGGAATTGCTGTCGGCCTTGACCGCATTACGCACGACACCATCGGCGTCGCCTTCAACGCCACATGGATGGGCGCAGCCGCGATTCAGGATGCACCTTCATGTACCAGTGCTGCCAGTACAATTACGGCCATGCAATGGGCTATCAACCCCGATGGAAACGCAGCGACCATTAACGACCGCCCTGATGTCATCAACAACTCATGGGGAGGAGATACCGCCTCAACGATGAATCCCGCTCTTTGTACTGGTGCTACCCAGACTGCGGTCAATGCGTTGGAAGCGGCTGGTATTGCTGTGGTTACCTCTGCCGGAAATCTGGGAGAACTGGGGCCATCCTCGCTTTCTTCTCCCGGTTATTCCAACTATACGCTGGTGAATGCTTTTGCCGTGGGTGCGATCAATGGTCATAATCCTAATCTCCCCCGGGCATCTTTTTCCTCCCAGGGCCCTTCTATTTGCGGCGGTACAGGCTCTCTGCTCATTAAACCCGAAGTGGTGGCGCCTGGTGTGAATGTAAGATCTTCCGTTATCGGAGGATATGCTCAGTATGAAGGTACCTCTATGGCTTCGCCCATGACTTCCGGTGCATTTCTCCTGCTGAAGGAAGCTTTCCCCACCCTTACCGGTGAACAAATCAAACTGGCGCTCTACTATAGTGCCGTTGACCTTGGACCTGCCGGTGAAGATAATCAATATGGAAATGGTCTGATTGACGTGGTTGCTGCATATAACTATCTGATAAGCCAGGGAAACACGCCCGTTCAGCCTTCCCTCGACAAAGATGCGATGCTGGTGTCAGTAGAGCAGCAGGGAGATGGCGTTTGTGATTCTGCTGTGGTTCCTGAGATTGTTGTCCGAAATACAGGCAAAACCGCGTTCACCTCTCTCGAAATATCTTATGAAATTTCCAACGGCGCTTCCGGAACCTACAACTGGACAGGAAACCTCAATCCCGGACAGACTCAGACTCTTCAGTTGCCGATGGTTATTCTTTCCAAAGGATATTATCTGATTGATGTAGAAATTACAAAAGTGGATGGTGGCAACGACCCGGTTTTTGTCGATAATATGGCTTCGGGTTCGTTTGCTCTCCTGGGCGATGAAACGCCCGTTTCCAATCCGATCAATGTTTGCAATGGCTCTGAAGGGATGCTTACGGTAACTTCTCCCGCCAGTGATGTTACCTTCAAATGGTATGAATCCCCAAACGCCACCACCGCAGTGGGTGAAGGCCCTAACTTTATTACTCCACCCCTTACCGGTAACAAAAGCTACTATGTGGCAGCAGTTACGGCCTTCGAACTGGGAATGGCAAACAAAGACCTGGGTGCAGGCTTTTTTGTACAGCCTATTACCAACTATCTCATTTTTGATGTCAGGTATCCCGTATTACTCAAGTCTGTAAAAGTATATGCAGGCGCTGCAGGAACGAGAACTTTCCTTCTGAGAAGTGCCAATGGCTCAACACTTGGAAGCCGGATTATACCTTTGGTCGCTGGAGAACAAAGAGTTGAACTGAACTTCCCCATAGCAGCAGGAGAAGACTACCAACTGGGCCTGGGAGGGGCAAACGGAAACCTATATTCCAGTGCATCGGGTTACAGTTTTCCGTTTGACTACAACGGAATCATCTCCATCAAAGGTTCCAACAATTCGCTCTACCATCACTTCTACGACTGGGAGGTCGAGTATGAAAGCCCTTGTGGCCGCGCATTTACATTCGCAACTGTGTCAAATGGAAGTGTGGTTGCCGGATTTACGGCCAGCGATACCACAGTAGATATCTCTGATGCGTCATCTGTGAAGTTTACCAATACGAGCACCGGTGCAGCAACTTATCTGTGGAGTTTTGGCGACGGTGCTACCAGTACAGAGGCAAATCCTTCCCACAACTATTTTGCCCCGGGCGACTATCAGGTAGGGCTTTCTTCAACGAGCGCGGGCCTTTGTTCTGACGCAGTGGCAAAAACCATTCATGTAACCGGTAGCTATCCATATAGTGTAGGCATAGAAGACGATGTTTACTCATTTGGCAGAATCGCAGTTTACCCAAACCCGGGATCAGGCGCATTTAATGTTGACCTTGAGCTAAACCGCAGGTATGAAGCTGAAATAGGTATATATGACCAGCTAGGTAAACAAGTACTTTCGCTTAAGAAAAATGATTATCAGAATGACAAACTGGTTCTGGATATTTCGGAGCAAAGTAATGGAATCTATTATCTGAAAATTGGCGTAAACGGGCAATCCGTGGTGAAAAAATTAATCAAGTACAACCAGTAA
- a CDS encoding S8 family serine peptidase encodes MRFIFIIFWGMVGLFPMAGIGQTVDYSRVSTALETDLLNRPNDFHQISIMLADRVDAHALHQNFRKNNTPLNVRAEQTITLLKAKARQTQPALLSFINQSADVEPGSVAAFWVTNVIFINARPALIAALSNRPDVEWIDKNYELEIESFEASPVPARFSFPGGREKGLTAINTPPMWAMGYTGYGRTAMSFDTGVDPDHPGLKEHYRGNFFPTEWSWFEFNNPQSTIPTDCDDHGTHTTGTMVGRNPATNDTFGVAVNGLWMACPGICANTNQTTATANFQWALNPDGDSSTIADMPDVINNSWWFPSLSGTAECGSFFKPLLSGMEAAGIAIVFSAGNDGPGVSTITPPKNINTDTVDVFSVANINANNPNLTIANSSSRGPSICVVDSGGSLDIKPEVSAPGTGVRSSVRGGGFSNFTGTSMAAPHVSGAILLLKEAFPYLSGTELKLALYYTAVDLGPAGEDNFYGRGIIDVFAAYNYLVGKGHTPVDISAYPDATVTDAGLTTGSLCGLTGEPSFMLENKGSIDITSAEIEYTFSDGTSGTYTWTGTLLAGQSSLLTLPAHTFSSGVVEMEVTISTLNGAPEYFFYDNTTTGSFVVVEDISPITTDANACIGSSGLLTAAISDSQSTIVWYDAVTGGNILGEGSLFLSPPVSGNTTFYAGSITKTTVGPVDNTYSPGIFFQSTEPYVEFDAALPFVLKSVVVYANTNNLRVFQLTDKNGVELAKLNAYVTVGENVIPLKFQVPAGKGHRLKLAAGSPSDLFVNISSVGYPFDYKGLVTITTASNPLTYPYFYNWEIEIQNPCPRVPAEVVTSSGNVTAAFDADQTTVDLAYNATVEFTDMSTGATGWLWDFGDGKTSTDQNPSNQYYFAGNYTVSLITSGTDSCQAAATMEIVVEGTYPYNVGVEDKLAEIGDVNIFPNPGTGQYFIDFDLKNRTNIALEVYDLLGKRIVSIDEKPILKDRISLDIRSFANGVYYLSFSLEGQTVVRKLIKNQ; translated from the coding sequence ATGCGGTTTATTTTTATTATTTTTTGGGGAATGGTTGGCTTATTCCCCATGGCTGGCATCGGTCAGACAGTCGATTATTCCCGTGTCAGTACGGCACTGGAAACTGATTTGCTGAACCGCCCCAACGATTTTCATCAGATCAGCATTATGCTCGCCGACCGGGTAGATGCACATGCCTTGCATCAAAACTTCAGGAAAAATAATACTCCCCTGAATGTAAGAGCAGAGCAGACCATTACTTTGCTGAAAGCAAAAGCCCGGCAGACACAGCCTGCCCTATTGTCTTTCATTAATCAGTCCGCCGATGTCGAACCCGGCAGTGTAGCAGCTTTCTGGGTTACCAATGTCATTTTCATCAATGCACGACCTGCGTTGATTGCAGCGCTTAGCAACCGCCCGGACGTTGAATGGATTGATAAAAACTACGAACTGGAGATTGAAAGCTTTGAAGCCTCACCGGTACCTGCGCGGTTTTCTTTTCCGGGAGGAAGAGAAAAGGGCCTCACAGCCATCAATACACCTCCCATGTGGGCGATGGGCTACACCGGATATGGCCGTACGGCTATGAGTTTTGACACTGGTGTGGATCCCGATCACCCCGGACTAAAAGAGCATTACAGAGGCAATTTTTTCCCTACCGAATGGTCCTGGTTTGAATTTAATAATCCGCAAAGCACGATTCCCACAGATTGCGATGACCATGGCACACATACGACCGGAACGATGGTTGGAAGAAACCCTGCGACAAACGACACGTTTGGTGTCGCTGTGAATGGATTGTGGATGGCCTGTCCCGGGATTTGCGCTAATACCAATCAGACCACCGCTACGGCAAATTTCCAGTGGGCATTAAATCCCGATGGTGATTCTTCTACCATTGCCGATATGCCCGATGTGATTAATAATTCCTGGTGGTTCCCCAGTCTGTCAGGCACTGCTGAGTGTGGCAGTTTTTTTAAGCCGTTGCTGAGTGGAATGGAAGCAGCCGGAATAGCGATTGTCTTCTCCGCTGGAAATGACGGGCCGGGCGTTTCAACCATTACCCCCCCCAAAAATATCAATACAGATACAGTAGATGTATTTTCGGTAGCCAACATCAATGCCAACAACCCAAACCTGACGATTGCCAATAGCTCTTCCCGCGGCCCATCGATCTGTGTTGTGGATTCCGGTGGATCGCTGGATATAAAGCCTGAAGTTTCAGCTCCTGGTACAGGCGTAAGGTCCAGTGTACGTGGAGGCGGATTCTCGAATTTTACCGGTACGTCGATGGCTGCTCCTCATGTATCGGGGGCAATCCTGCTGCTGAAAGAAGCCTTTCCCTACCTTTCTGGAACAGAATTAAAGTTGGCGCTCTACTATACTGCGGTTGATCTCGGGCCGGCAGGAGAAGACAACTTTTATGGAAGAGGCATTATCGATGTATTTGCTGCCTACAACTACCTTGTCGGAAAAGGCCATACACCTGTTGACATTTCTGCCTACCCTGATGCCACAGTCACGGATGCCGGACTGACTACCGGATCGCTTTGCGGACTTACCGGAGAACCTTCATTTATGCTCGAAAATAAAGGAAGTATCGATATTACGTCTGCCGAAATCGAATATACCTTTTCAGACGGGACTTCCGGAACTTATACCTGGACAGGAACGCTGCTGGCTGGTCAATCCAGTCTTTTGACATTGCCTGCACATACATTTTCCAGCGGGGTGGTAGAAATGGAAGTAACGATCTCTACGCTAAACGGCGCTCCCGAATACTTTTTTTATGACAATACAACAACCGGAAGTTTTGTCGTGGTAGAGGATATTTCTCCTATAACCACGGATGCCAATGCTTGTATAGGCTCATCGGGATTGCTGACAGCTGCTATTTCGGATTCGCAGTCAACAATTGTGTGGTACGATGCAGTTACAGGTGGGAATATTCTGGGCGAAGGTTCTTTATTTCTCTCTCCCCCGGTTTCCGGGAATACTACTTTTTATGCAGGTTCGATTACAAAAACAACAGTAGGCCCGGTCGATAATACCTACTCTCCCGGAATATTTTTCCAGTCCACCGAGCCTTATGTAGAATTTGATGCAGCGCTGCCTTTTGTTCTCAAATCTGTAGTGGTATATGCGAATACAAACAACCTGCGGGTATTTCAGCTTACAGATAAGAATGGGGTAGAATTGGCGAAACTGAATGCCTACGTAACGGTGGGAGAAAACGTAATTCCATTAAAATTTCAGGTTCCGGCAGGAAAAGGGCATAGACTGAAACTGGCCGCGGGAAGTCCTTCGGATTTGTTTGTGAATATCAGCAGCGTGGGTTATCCATTTGATTACAAAGGCCTTGTTACAATTACCACAGCCAGTAACCCGCTCACATATCCCTATTTTTACAACTGGGAAATAGAAATTCAAAACCCATGCCCACGGGTGCCGGCTGAAGTGGTTACCTCTTCCGGAAATGTTACAGCCGCGTTTGACGCTGACCAGACTACGGTTGACCTCGCATATAATGCCACGGTTGAATTTACTGATATGAGCACCGGTGCTACCGGCTGGCTGTGGGATTTCGGCGATGGCAAAACCAGCACCGATCAAAATCCTTCCAATCAGTACTACTTTGCAGGCAACTATACGGTTTCGCTGATTACCTCCGGAACAGACTCCTGCCAGGCCGCCGCTACTATGGAGATTGTCGTGGAAGGTACCTATCCCTACAATGTGGGTGTTGAAGATAAACTCGCAGAAATCGGCGATGTGAATATTTTCCCCAACCCCGGTACCGGACAGTATTTTATCGATTTTGATCTTAAAAACCGCACAAATATCGCCCTTGAAGTCTATGACCTGCTTGGGAAAAGAATAGTTTCCATAGACGAAAAACCCATTCTTAAAGACCGCATTTCCCTGGATATCCGGTCGTTTGCAAATGGCGTCTATTATCTGAGTTTTTCTTTGGAAGGACAGACGGTTGTAAGGAAACTGATCAAAAACCAGTAA